ACGGCAGGGTCCATGGCCCTCGTCAGCGGCAACTATCCGACCATCATCGCAATGAGCGAAGAGGGTGGCGCGAATGGAACGCAGCAGAAAATCATCTACCTCAACAACGTCCTGAAGGCCGCAGGCACGCGCATTGACGCGGCTACCGTGACCATCACCGGCGCGGATGCGGGGCAGTTCGCTATCACCGAGGTCCGCAAGTCGAGCAACAGCGGCTCGTACAGCTCGAGCGGGGCAAGCATCTCGGGCGACCGCCTCACGGCCACCGGTGCCACGGTTGACGCGGGTTCGGGCACGTACCCGCACCTCGGCGTTGTGGTGACCTTTGCCCCCAAGGCGAAGGGCACGTTCAATGCTCAGTTGAACATTGACTACAACGGGGGGAGCCGAGCACAGCTGCCACTATTCGGCGTGGCCGAATACTTCAGCTACGCCGCGCTCTCTGGCACGGCGTCCGCAAATCCTGTGGTCGCACCCAATGGTGACTTCGGCACGCTGACGTTCAACGACGGCGCAGGGCTCACGTCCGATGCGCTCAAGCGCAAGTTCTTCCTGGTCAGCACTTCCAATGCTGGGAAGCGTCTGCAAGCAACACATCTTTCAATCATCGGCGCCGACGCCGCGAGTTTTGCCATCACCGGGTACTCCTATCGGGCTACCGCCGACGGCACGCTCCCGGCCCAGGACGTTCGCCCCGCGAACATGCGCCAAGGGTCCGTCGCGGAGGCTCTCCTAGTCGAAATTGCCTTCTCGCCCATGCGCGCAGGAGCCCAGGAGGCGCAGCTTGTTGTGGAGCACAACGGCGACAACGCGCAGCCAGCCGTCGTGAACTTGACAGGCACCGGCGCGTATGACGTCTCCGTTCAGGCCTCGGGCGGTCCATTCATCGCGGACATTCCGCCATTCCCTGTCACGGGCGTGGGCGCGAGTTCGACCCTGGACACCTACGTCCGCAACACCGGCACCTTCGGTCAGGTCACCTGGAAGTCGATTCAAATCGTCGGCTCGCAGGCCTTCTCGGTCAAAGGGGTGAGTCTCACGAACACGGGTAGCACGAGCTCAAGCGCGTTGCAGGCGCAACCGGCCTCGACGCGCTACGTGAACATGAATCTCGTGGGCGCTGACGCCCGCACGATGGGTCTGTCCGACCTGCGTGCCCTGCTCGCGTTCTCTCCCACGACCACCGGGGTGCAAACGGCAACGGTAACGGTGTTTCATGATGGCCCCGGCGGAAAGACCACTTACACCCTGACGGGTGAAGGTCGCCGTGCAGCGGCAGCCCTCTCCTCGACGGCCGCCGCGCCCTATGTGCCCGCCAGCGGCGACCTTGGCGTTGCTGGGTTCAACGCCCCCGGTGATGCGAGCAACGGTTCCGTCTCGAAGACCCTGAATGTGGTAAATTGGAACACGCTGGGGCTGCTCAGGGTGACGCGTCTGCGCATTACGGGCGCCGATGCGTCCGCATTCGCCATCGAGTCGTACCCGAATCAGCCGGGGGGCTACGTCCCATCGCCCGATGTCTCCCCGGCCGCAATGGTCCAGGGCACCGCTTCGGCTTCTCTGCCGTTCAAGGTCAAGTTCTTCCCCGTCAAGCTCGGGGCGCACGAGGCAAAGCTCGAGGTCTACCACGACGGAATGAATATCTCGCCCGTTGTGCTGCCCTTGTCTGGCACGGCCTCGCGTGATGTGATGCTCGCCGTGTCCGAGGGCACGAGCGCGACCATCGTTGAGCCAACGCCGTTTGCCGACACCCTTGTTGGCAACACCTCGAACGAAAGGTCGTTCTACCTCCGGGCAACGGGTTCCGCGGGTGCCGTGACCTACACAGGTGCCTCAATCGAGGGGACAACGGACATTGCACTCACCGGTTCCGGCCTGGTCCGCCAAGGCGGAACGGCTGCCGTTGCATCGGCGTTCTACAGCCGGGTCGCCAGTGCCGAATTCAACTACGTGGGCGCGAACGTCGCTCCTACTGGCGGCTACACGGACCTAGTCTTGAAGTTCACCTTCCAGCCGTCCAGCCTTAGCCAGCAAGTGGCAAAGGTAACGGTGACCCACAACGGGCCTGGCGGCAAGACGACGTTCTTGTTGACCGGCAATGGCGTGCAGCCCATTGCGGCCCTCTCAGCGGCCAGCGCCCTGGCGGCCAATCCCGCGCCACCAATTTCTGACTTTGGCGTGGTGTCGTACAACGCGAGCAATCCGTCACCCACCCCCACCACTCTGACGAACTACGTGGTGAACACCGCCGGCGTCGGTAGCCTGCGGGTGAACCGCATGGTCATCACCGGCCCCGATGCGAGCAGCTTCCAGTTCACGAGTTGGACAGGCCAGGGGACGGCTCCGGCTGCGAACGACGTAACCCCGATAGGCATGGTCCAGACCACCAGCACAGGGCCTCACTTCAAGGTGACGTTCCTCCCTGCACACATGGGCGTGCACACCGCGCAGGTCGCCATTTACCACAACGGGGGCAACACGAATCCCCTGGTCCTGCCAATTTCCGGCACGGCGGCGAGCGATGTTAACGTCACGGTGAGCGACCTCGCCACTTCCGTCCAAGCCCCGGCGCCGTACCCTGTGACAGTTGCTGGAACCACGGCGAGCAAGCTCATCTATCTCCGCGTCACTGGAACGAAGGGCCAAGTGACCTACACGGGCTTCAAGGTTGAGGGCTCTCCAAGCTTTGGGGTGACTAGCTCGTTGAACAAGTACCCCAAGGGCACGACCAGCTATGGCGGCATCGTCAAGAACTACAACCCTGATGTCGTTCGTGAAGATGCGTTCTCGTGGGCGGGCGAGGATATCAGCAAGTCCGGAGCCGTCACGGACCTGGGCATCACGGTGCGTTACGCGCCCACCGAAGTTGGCACTGAGACAGCCAAAGTCACGGTTTTCCATACGGGCCCAGGGGGTAAGACCGAGTTCCTTCTCTCTGGCAGCAGCATTAAGCCCATCGTGCAGTTCTCTGGTACCAATGTTTCGAAGCCTACGGCTGCATCGGGCGACATGGGGGTCGCGACTTACAACGGCCCGACCGGTGCGGCAGCAGGCACGGTGCTGAAGGACCTCTACCTCGTGAACACCAACAAGGTCGGCTACGCGAGCGTGCCACGCATGCGCATCGTCGGCGCAGATGCATCTGCATTCACGTTCGCGACCTGGACAAACTACTCGAGTGCAGAAAACACAGGCCAGGATGTTTCGCCCACCTCGCTGAAGCAGAACAACGTCAGCACCAATCTGAACGTGCGGCTGCAGTTCAAGCCAACCAAAGCAGGGGCACACGCCGCGCAATTGCTCATCGACCACAATGGGGCTAACACGTCGCCCTTGACTTTGGACCTCTCCGGGGCGGGCGAGCGTGACGTGACGGGAGTCTTCGCGACGGTGGACTTTGCTGACAACGGACTCATTCCGGATTTCGCACCACAGGCCAGCATTGCCAACAGTGCGTTCGGTTCCAGCACGAAGCTTGTCAACCTTCGGGTCGCCGGGTCCCGCGGACGCGTCACCTACAGCGGCTTCAAGGTCGAAGGCTCGCCGGCCTTTGCGGTCACGACGGTCTATGCTGTCCATCACACCGGTGCGTCGAAGACGCAGCTCTTCACCTACGCCGCGCCAGGCGTGACGGAAGGCGCCGCGCCGTACGTCGGCGCTGACGTTGCCGGCGGAGCCGTTCTTAGTGACTACGGCCTCAACGTGACCTTCGCCCCGACCACCCTCGGCGCGCATACGGCGACATTGACCGTCTTCCACGACGGGCCTGGGGGCCAGACGTCGTTCCGCGTGAACGGTGCGGCTCAAACAGAGATGCAGCTGTCATCGCGTCCCGACATTGCCGACTATGAGTTTGGTGCCTCGCTGTCGAGCATGGCACAAGTGTCCGCGCCCTTGCCTGTGTACATCCGGCGCACCACCGGCACGACACCTCTCCAAGTGGGTACGGTCGAGCTCAGTGGGCCGGATGCAGACCAGTTCTCCATCTTGTCGGTGGTGAACGTGACGGACAACGCTGGTACGCAGGGTACCAGCCTGTGGAGTGATTCGCAGGGTGCCCAATCAGCAGCCGTGAACGCTTCGCTGGCCGGCGCCACTGGGGCAGTCAACGTGGTGTACCGGCCATCGCGCACGCCAGGCGCAAGCGGGCACACTGCGACGCTGACGGTCAGCAGGGCCGGCTTCGCCTCGCAGAGCGTGCAGCTCACGGGCTCCGTGGCTTCGGACGGCCAAGGCTTTGCCCGCTTCCGTCCCAAGGCCTCGTGGAACCTCTCGCAAGACAATCTGATTGCCACAGCTGTTTCTCCCAACTACGTGGGCATCGGGCCAGCCGGCGGGATTCGCGCCGGCAAATGGTACTTCGAGGTGACGGATGCATCGCCACCGCCTGTGGTCAACCCGACGACGAATGGCGACGGCTCGCGCAACTACTACACCTACGCGACGAATCTGATGCAAGTGGGAGTTGGCATTGGGAGCAGCACGCCTGGCGCTACCAACACCTTGGCACTCGCCCCAGGAGTGTTCTATGACTACCAAAGCGGAACCTCGCGATACTGGACCCAGTTCAGCGCGGGCTACAACACCCCGGCGGGGTACTCGGTCGCCACCGACGCTCGACTGAAACTGGAGACCTACAAGGCATACGGCATTGCCATCGACTACGACAACCGGAGGTTGGACATCTATGTTCAGACCTCTTCAGGTTGTGCGAAGGCGTTGTCGTATTCCCCGAAGCCCGAGGCTTTGGCTGACACTTCGGCGTGGTACCCCGTCATAAACAGTAATGCGACCAAGTCGATGGTGCTGACCAAAGGTGAGGGCGGCACGTTCCGCTGCAAGCCAGCAGGCTACGAGGCGCTTCGGAATTGAAAGCGCGGCCTGCACGGTATGTCGCGGCTGAGGAGGTTCGCTTCTTCGGCCGATGAACAGCGCATGGCTATAGGCCGGCAGGCAACGTCCATCTTTCAGGAACCCCATGAGTCATCTCTTCAGTGTCAAGAACTTCTCTTTGTTCAGTGCTTTGCAGTCAACCGGAACCCTGGCCCGACTGTGCCGAGGGGGCGGGGCGCAGACCCCTAACGACGGCCTGCATCGATTCGTCCTCCGCTCTCCCGAGGTGCAAGCCGCGGTTCGGCGCTCGACTGGCCTGCCCGACTTCCGCATCCGAATTGCCTACCCCGAGGACCCGATAGCAGCGGGCTTCATGGCTGCCGCCAACACGCTGCGGCTCGAGGTTTACACCGTCGAAGGCAAGCCGGTCGGTGAACCACAGCTGCTGCCGAACCTCGACGATGATTTGGCGGTGGCCATCGAGGCGGAACTTTTCCACGAGCTCCTGAAGAGCAAAGGCATCGACATCCCGCTGCTGTAACCATTTCGGCCGCCCTCTCTAGGGCGGCTTTTCCTTGGACCTTCGGGACGCTGCCGGGGCCACCGCTCGGGCCTGCGGCCCGACGCGTCGCGACGCGACTTTCTATACAGGACATGTGCCCCCTCTAGGAAATATCCATGCCTCTTACTTCCGCCCCGACGGTTTCATGGCCGGCATTGACTTTCGGACCCGTAAACCTATGGAGTGCTCCGCCTGCTTGGCGCAGGGTCGGAACACAGCGGGTACCTCAACCCCGCACCTCCACGCCGAGTTGCCGCAGCGCCCCAGGACTCGTACACCCCGGGGTCCGCGCATTGCTGCGCACCCGATGAACTCCTTCCAAGCCCCTCGAGTAGGGGCTTTCTTTTGAGCTCGGATGCATCTCGCAACGGGTGGGTCGTGCGCCCGATTAAGCGAATACGCCATGGAGGAACCATGCGCTTTCTTCGCTCGCAAGGCGGGTTTGGTACACCCATAGCAAGCCAGCATGCTCACTCAGCGCGACGAAATAGTCACGCGCAACGTGACGTGTTTCGACCTGGTCGGAGGTGGCGGCCTTTCCTGGCGACGCCTGGTCAGTCAAGCTCTCACCGACCCGGTCGAACCAACCATGCTCGATGCGATGCGGGCCTATCAAGAACTTAAGGGGGCCTTGGTACAGGGGTTGTGACTCACGGGAGGCCAGGCGCAGTGGTTTGGGCAGGATGAAGGTGGGCTGAGGGCAGTCGAGTAGGCGCGCCACCTGCCTTGGGCGCTTGTCCGGAGCAGGCTGCCAATGGCACATCCATTCCGGCCGGTGGTCCTCCAGGATGACAGGTCGCAAGACCCGCTCTGGCCCCAGCCGCGCGGCGATGCGCTCCAGCACCAATGCCAGGCCTTCGCCGTCCGGTAGCGTCTCAGGCAGCAGCGAAAAACTGTTTTCTTCGAGCGGGCGAACGTCGTCTGCCACCAGTGCGAGGTCCCCCACGGGCGCCAGCAGCTCGACCTTGGCCAGGTTCTCGGCCAGCAATCGGCTCAAGTGCTCGATGTTGCGCGTTGGCTCCGCTGTACGAACCGACAGTTCGCCGCCATCTCCGGCTGCCTTGGCGCGCATCGCGTCGTGACACCACTTCAGCGTGAAAGCTGTCGTCCCGGACCGCCTTGCGGCCAACCAGGCGCACAGCTGGAGCAGGAGCCGACGGGCGCCAAAGAGAAGCGCCGGCGCCATCTCGATGCGAGACATCAGCTCGAGCTTGGCAGCAAAGGTGTCGGGAAGTTGCACCCAGGCATGCGCCTCCGGCTTGAGGCCATAGGCCTGGTCCAAAGCCCCCAACAGTTCCTTGTCAAAGCGCCGGCTCAGCCCGCCACGGGGGAGGGCGCGCACTTGGCCGAGGGTCTGGCATCCGATGCGTTCAAGGATGGCGGCATGCGCCGCGGCGGAAGCCAGAACTTCGACGGGGAGGGCGTCCAGCAGGGCCTGGAGGGGTTTGGAAAACCCGTTCGATTGACCCGTGCGCGCGACCGCCACCGCGGCGAGACTGGTCGGGGCCCAGGCAAGCTGACCCACCCCCATCTCTTCCGCCTCGGTTTTCACCCGCTCGACGAGCTTCCGCTTGCCGCCAAACAGGCGCACGCTCGCCTCCAGCTCCATCACCACCGCAGCAGAAGCGGAAGCCGCATCGATGATGCTGACGCGCGGGGTGAACTGGAGGCACCAGACCGCCAGGCCACGGATTGCTTCAGTGCGCTGGGTGTCGGAGAGCTGGCTGTCGGGAAGTAACGCTGCCCAGAGCATCTGATGGTTCTCCAGCGGTCACGCGAGGCTTGCGCGCGGCGAGGAGCACGCTCGGCTTCGACAGCCGGGGCGTGATGAGCGGCGCCAGGCCGCGGGGAATTGACGGCAGGTGCAGCACGCCGTCATGGGTGCTGCCTTTGCGCTTCAGCAGGTGCACCTGAAGCTCCCAGTCGACGCCATAGCTCACCTGCAGGCGCAGCGGCGCCGCGGAGGGCTCGTGCTGGGCCGCGGCGGGCCGGCACAGGACCACTGGGCTGTCGCATCCCTGGGCGCACACCTGAAGCCGTCGAATCTGCTCCTGACGCGCTTGCGGGAGCCAGGCCACTAGCATTCCGGCTGCGTTCGCCTTCACCAATTGCTCGGTGACCCATAGGCGCTCCGCCGGCGTCGCCGCCTGAATCCAGACCATTCGGCGCTCATCGATGCCCTCATCGCGCAGGCCTGGCAGGTGGGGAGCCTTCGGCGGTCCCACGATGACGATATCCTTGCCATCAGCCACAACCTGGCGCATTGCCGGGGCAAGCAGGCGCCACTCGAGCACGGTCGGCTGGGCCTGGAGCAGTTCGGTCAGGGAGCGGGCCGGCCAACCCCCGCCCGGCAACTCTGCATCGAGTGCGGCGAAGCCGGTGGGAACCACCTTGGTGACAGGCGAGCCAAGCTGGTCGCCGCGCCATAGGGCAGCCTCGACGGAGGCGGGCAACTCGCCCGGCTTCAGGACGGGCTTGACGCGGCGGGACGGCAGGGCCGGCGCGTCGTCATCGTCGGCCCATTCCAGAAGGGCGGCCATGACGGGCTCCGGTACTGTATGGACGTCCAGTTTACGCGCCTTTTCAGGCGCGTACAGCAGCCCCTCCAGGCGAG
The genomic region above belongs to Variovorax sp. PBL-E5 and contains:
- a CDS encoding Y-family DNA polymerase, whose product is MLWAALLPDSQLSDTQRTEAIRGLAVWCLQFTPRVSIIDAASASAAVVMELEASVRLFGGKRKLVERVKTEAEEMGVGQLAWAPTSLAAVAVARTGQSNGFSKPLQALLDALPVEVLASAAAHAAILERIGCQTLGQVRALPRGGLSRRFDKELLGALDQAYGLKPEAHAWVQLPDTFAAKLELMSRIEMAPALLFGARRLLLQLCAWLAARRSGTTAFTLKWCHDAMRAKAAGDGGELSVRTAEPTRNIEHLSRLLAENLAKVELLAPVGDLALVADDVRPLEENSFSLLPETLPDGEGLALVLERIAARLGPERVLRPVILEDHRPEWMCHWQPAPDKRPRQVARLLDCPQPTFILPKPLRLASRESQPLYQGPLKFLIGPHRIEHGWFDRVGESLTDQASPGKAATSDQVETRHVARDYFVALSEHAGLLWVYQTRLASEESAWFLHGVFA
- a CDS encoding choice-of-anchor D domain-containing protein, coding for MRPSFKRFVCALLSATIVLQPALSAAASDFRYRIPIDIKLTGQADLEIQPELTDFGDVARTQMRTLPVKVVNHGGGAATDVTAVATAPFAVEKTCSTVPAHGECTMLVSFMPQEAGPQFGSLVLQGSNSRAEGSLIGNAVRLLTDLEISENGWNFGTWKLGTTSTVKQLAVKNVGNVPAIISQMYFLDGGSDFKVSHNCSTSLSPGAACIVAVNFIPTAMGQRVGALRVKSGDGSIRDVGMLGFGGDHTDPSEGAVDGRLSAPDSVSLGDVVVGEAPATKTITLANAGTKELTLGSPTLGGPDAALFSSSSTCGATLPAYATCQLALAFSPAVVGTFSAQLAIPTGAGQTTLTKTVALSGKGVSSAAKGQLSTNMSEVDFGTTTLGTAVSRVVRVTNAGPDVAEVTHTYATNSANFVVTTGCTAPLAAGEYCDLTVQYTASSVERSIGDLVIASQAGQNLLVHLKGHVPAPVLEVAPGSLQFEAMSQGDTSNYQEVTVTNVGSAPLEVTNVGLASTVEFNQENSCGSPLAPGASCAVRVQFTPNGSGTRETELLVVSNDPVNPAASVSLRGVGLSSELQFTPSRLAFGSVSMGSSSAPEDITISSVGAGNALISGVNIQGSGFSQVNTCGVKLPKGESCTVTVTYTPTAAASETGYLRVYSPQGVQMASLSGEGLTADQALVVDKRYLNFGSFEVGQGSSADIQVSNSGSEALSLNAPSLSGADAAAFTTSTTCGATLASSESCVVSVAFSAQALKPHAAALTVATAGGVQREVLLYGKGVDHVPAAVLTASPNPLSFGAATPASPATAALRISNAGPEAVSLVSVDSTDPTNFTSSETDCREPIAAGTHCDLPVRFLAGKDGLVTAQLNLRAENQQPLAVALTGQGPTPRISVAPTALDFGSVDFLATAPQQTVTVQNTGNARLALSGVGISGAFTQSNTCGPELAPSATCEIQVGFNPVSGGAQAGTLVISSNDPTMPTYSVALAGLSLLGSVAATPTELAFGQVAMGEHAAQVVSIYNPGPGGVGISSIALDGLNKTAFSFTSDCGPQLGKDKACSVTVRFSPQASGAHEAALAVVPQTGNRLTIPLTGNGPTARASVDSNSLAFGSVVVGESSAAQTVMLTNESTGPLNVYDISMATGAESFGVSSDCVSPLATGQSCPLYVSFTPASGGALTGALRLKTANSGGPLDVALTGTGLLPQAALSQPSVDFGTVYVGGTAESVVQVKNTGAYPVKVNSIGIPDNTWFQQNNACSQPLRAGEACDIALNVFPTTAGPQSSTLTVLTTAGTLTATLGATGQGVKLTRVTPSIADSNGGTLVSVLGAGFTAATRIFFGDVAASTIQVRGSTQLDVVAPAHATGVVDVTMTNDAGLTATLPQALRYAGAPVIASTTPATGSVAGGWPTLLQGRDFAEGMKVLVDGQAAQVTSVSADGSSATVVVPARLSPEAGTVDVVATTAVGNGTLSKGLAYVLPQGKLKLLGQGAFGNIAVGATYGRIFTLTNTGDLPTQLVGLSPEPSGTFSIGTNGTCPTALPAPLAVGASCTVEVLASNAAQGTVAGTLTASTGGPTGTQVSVSLSASFVQADYALSGTAGSMALVSGNYPTIIAMSEEGGANGTQQKIIYLNNVLKAAGTRIDAATVTITGADAGQFAITEVRKSSNSGSYSSSGASISGDRLTATGATVDAGSGTYPHLGVVVTFAPKAKGTFNAQLNIDYNGGSRAQLPLFGVAEYFSYAALSGTASANPVVAPNGDFGTLTFNDGAGLTSDALKRKFFLVSTSNAGKRLQATHLSIIGADAASFAITGYSYRATADGTLPAQDVRPANMRQGSVAEALLVEIAFSPMRAGAQEAQLVVEHNGDNAQPAVVNLTGTGAYDVSVQASGGPFIADIPPFPVTGVGASSTLDTYVRNTGTFGQVTWKSIQIVGSQAFSVKGVSLTNTGSTSSSALQAQPASTRYVNMNLVGADARTMGLSDLRALLAFSPTTTGVQTATVTVFHDGPGGKTTYTLTGEGRRAAAALSSTAAAPYVPASGDLGVAGFNAPGDASNGSVSKTLNVVNWNTLGLLRVTRLRITGADASAFAIESYPNQPGGYVPSPDVSPAAMVQGTASASLPFKVKFFPVKLGAHEAKLEVYHDGMNISPVVLPLSGTASRDVMLAVSEGTSATIVEPTPFADTLVGNTSNERSFYLRATGSAGAVTYTGASIEGTTDIALTGSGLVRQGGTAAVASAFYSRVASAEFNYVGANVAPTGGYTDLVLKFTFQPSSLSQQVAKVTVTHNGPGGKTTFLLTGNGVQPIAALSAASALAANPAPPISDFGVVSYNASNPSPTPTTLTNYVVNTAGVGSLRVNRMVITGPDASSFQFTSWTGQGTAPAANDVTPIGMVQTTSTGPHFKVTFLPAHMGVHTAQVAIYHNGGNTNPLVLPISGTAASDVNVTVSDLATSVQAPAPYPVTVAGTTASKLIYLRVTGTKGQVTYTGFKVEGSPSFGVTSSLNKYPKGTTSYGGIVKNYNPDVVREDAFSWAGEDISKSGAVTDLGITVRYAPTEVGTETAKVTVFHTGPGGKTEFLLSGSSIKPIVQFSGTNVSKPTAASGDMGVATYNGPTGAAAGTVLKDLYLVNTNKVGYASVPRMRIVGADASAFTFATWTNYSSAENTGQDVSPTSLKQNNVSTNLNVRLQFKPTKAGAHAAQLLIDHNGANTSPLTLDLSGAGERDVTGVFATVDFADNGLIPDFAPQASIANSAFGSSTKLVNLRVAGSRGRVTYSGFKVEGSPAFAVTTVYAVHHTGASKTQLFTYAAPGVTEGAAPYVGADVAGGAVLSDYGLNVTFAPTTLGAHTATLTVFHDGPGGQTSFRVNGAAQTEMQLSSRPDIADYEFGASLSSMAQVSAPLPVYIRRTTGTTPLQVGTVELSGPDADQFSILSVVNVTDNAGTQGTSLWSDSQGAQSAAVNASLAGATGAVNVVYRPSRTPGASGHTATLTVSRAGFASQSVQLTGSVASDGQGFARFRPKASWNLSQDNLIATAVSPNYVGIGPAGGIRAGKWYFEVTDASPPPVVNPTTNGDGSRNYYTYATNLMQVGVGIGSSTPGATNTLALAPGVFYDYQSGTSRYWTQFSAGYNTPAGYSVATDARLKLETYKAYGIAIDYDNRRLDIYVQTSSGCAKALSYSPKPEALADTSAWYPVINSNATKSMVLTKGEGGTFRCKPAGYEALRN
- the imuA gene encoding translesion DNA synthesis-associated protein ImuA → MAALLEWADDDDAPALPSRRVKPVLKPGELPASVEAALWRGDQLGSPVTKVVPTGFAALDAELPGGGWPARSLTELLQAQPTVLEWRLLAPAMRQVVADGKDIVIVGPPKAPHLPGLRDEGIDERRMVWIQAATPAERLWVTEQLVKANAAGMLVAWLPQARQEQIRRLQVCAQGCDSPVVLCRPAAAQHEPSAAPLRLQVSYGVDWELQVHLLKRKGSTHDGVLHLPSIPRGLAPLITPRLSKPSVLLAARKPRVTAGEPSDALGSVTSRQPALRHPAH